Proteins from a single region of Scleropages formosus chromosome 22, fSclFor1.1, whole genome shotgun sequence:
- the LOC108923442 gene encoding bactericidal permeability-increasing protein-like, giving the protein MSLWCVTVALLGLLTPALSTDPGVIVQLTQQGLEYGRQIGIASLQQKLNSIKIPDISGSEDVSPIGKVEYSLSQMHITNLGLPASSLGLVPGSGLSLSISDAFISLNGHWHVKYLKFIKDSGSFDLTVSGLTISVTMGVNSDETGRPTVSSSNCAASVGHVSIEFHGGASWLYNLFSSFIENALRSAIQNQICPLVHDAISDINPHLKTMNVLAQVDKYAEIEYSLVTSPVVSNTFIQFSLKGEFYKIGQHQEPPFSAPPFSLPQTNGSMLYLGLSSFIANSAGFVYHNAGVLGLYVTDDMIPSSSPLRLNTKTFGAFIPEIAKRFPNMMMKLLVKTLEPPRITFEPNNVTLQANGTVTAYAILPNNTLEALFILNLEASVSAELHVSGLNIAGSVTLNRISMTLGTSYVGQFQVMPLNNIFTMILKVVVIPKVNEKLQQGYPLPAISHMNLVNTQLKVLKDYILVGTDVHFTQ; this is encoded by the exons ATGAGCCTGTGGTGTGTGACGGTGGCGCTGCTGGGTCTCCTCACCCCAGCGTTGAGCACCGACCCAGGAGTCATTGTGCAGCTCACACAGCAAGGCCTGGAATATG GCCGACAGATTGGGATCGCATCCCTGCAACAGAAGCTGAATTCCATCAAGATCCCAGACATCTCTGGATCAGAGGACGTTTCTCCCATCGGCAAAGTGGAGTACAGCCTTTCACA GATGCACATCACAAACTTGGGTCTCCCGGCCTCCTCCCTGGGTCTCGTACCTGGCAGCGGACTCAGCCTGTCCATCAGCGACGCCTTCATCAGCCTCAATGGCCACTGGCACGTCAAGTACTTGAAGTTCAT AAAGGACAGCGGCTCCTTCGACCTGACCGTGAGCGGCCTGACCATCTCCGTCACGATGGGAGTGAACAGCGACGAGACGGGTCGACCCACCGTGAGCAGCTCCAACTGCGCAGCCAGCGTGGGCCACGTGAGCATCGAGTTCCACGGAGGTGCCAG CTGGCTCTACAACCTCTTCAGCAGCTTTATTGAAAACGCCCTGCGCAGCGCCATCCAGAACCAG ATCTGCCCCCTGGTGCACGATGCCATATCAGACATCAATCCTCATCTGAAAACTATGAATG TGCTGGCACAGGTGGACAAGTATGCGGAGATTGAGTACTCCTTGGTTACGTCTCCCGTCGTTTCAAATACctttattcagttcagtttaaag GGTGAGTTTTACAAAATTGGCCAGCACCAGGAGCCGCCGTTCTCCGCACCACCGTTTTCCCTGCCTCAAACCAACGGCAGCATGCTGTACCTGGGCCTGTCCTCCTTCATCGCCAACTCGGCAGGTTTCGTCTACCATAACGCCGGTGTTCTGGGCCTCTACGTCACAGACGATATG ATACCCTCAAGCTCACCGCTACGCTTGAACACCAAGACATTCGGGGCCTTCATCCCAGAG ATAGCCAAGCGCTTTCCCAACATGATGATGAAGCTCCTGGTGAAAACACTGGAGCCACCGAGGATCACCTTCGAACCCAACAACGTGACTCTGCAGGCCAACGGGACTGTGACAGCCTACGCCATTCTGCCCAATAACACCCTGGAGGCTCTTTTCATCCTCAACCTG GAAGCCAGTGTCAGTGCTGAACTCCACGTGTCTGGACTGAACATCGCTGGATCTGTAACACTCAACAG AATCAGTATGACTCTGGGAACTAGCTATGTGGGCCAGTTTCAG GTGATGCCCCTGAACAACATCTTCACCATGATCCTCAAAGTGGTTGTGATACCGAAAGTTAACG AAAAGCTGCAGCAGGGCTACCCACTACCTGCCATCAGCCACATGAACCTTGTCAACACGCAGCTAAAAGTCCTCAAG gACTATATTCTTGTTGGGACAGACGTTCACTTCACTCAGTAA